A genomic stretch from Dyella sp. M7H15-1 includes:
- a CDS encoding substrate-binding domain-containing protein: MPVRLTRLLTAALISASLSTVVFAATTQSLTWRGDVVTANSVVKGMAKAWQTSGHGHIEMQPFNTASGLDAVASGAADLAGSARPNSGSAVDSGLTFTPVAWDGLVLITNPSNPVNSLTLQQVHDIYFGKITNWKDVGGNDAPMDVFAVASPGDGVEYSLRKLLFGRGSQPVAAPRLYVNTTQLEASVALDPRAFGVTMLSSVAGDPKIKMLRIDGVAPSISSVSSGSYPLFTEIYLVTNPSSPKAANAKEFVDFTQSAKGTAVLRQHSLVPYAEGNALIAMDASRRSRILAAVGAHASAEPTQVASATPVRPAVTPASVAAASRTVVAATPGLKNVSGSVVAAPEPRSLKSVRGDAFTVADATTHGTSFAKVTADAYVSYGKVLAKVSTRASKTTAADKKIDAKKIANTPKAPARTYKVAAGETLYSIARKHGVDVAQIRSWNHLKDNTVRAGQVLHIDAR; the protein is encoded by the coding sequence ATGCCAGTTCGCCTTACTCGCCTGCTTACCGCCGCGCTGATCAGCGCTAGTCTTTCTACTGTGGTGTTTGCTGCAACCACTCAGTCATTGACATGGCGCGGCGACGTCGTCACTGCCAACAGCGTGGTCAAAGGCATGGCGAAAGCCTGGCAAACGTCCGGTCATGGCCACATCGAAATGCAACCGTTCAACACGGCTTCCGGTCTCGATGCAGTGGCCAGTGGCGCAGCCGATCTAGCCGGCAGTGCGCGCCCCAACTCCGGCAGCGCGGTCGATAGCGGCCTCACCTTTACGCCAGTGGCGTGGGATGGCCTGGTGCTGATTACCAACCCGTCCAACCCAGTGAACAGTCTGACCCTGCAGCAAGTGCACGACATCTACTTCGGCAAGATCACCAACTGGAAGGACGTTGGCGGCAACGATGCGCCCATGGACGTGTTCGCCGTAGCGAGCCCGGGTGACGGGGTGGAATACAGCCTGCGCAAATTGCTGTTCGGCCGTGGCAGCCAACCGGTGGCGGCGCCGCGCCTGTATGTGAACACCACGCAGTTGGAAGCCTCGGTGGCGCTGGACCCCCGCGCATTCGGCGTGACCATGCTGTCGAGTGTGGCCGGCGATCCGAAGATCAAGATGCTACGCATCGATGGCGTGGCGCCGAGTATCTCCAGCGTTTCCAGCGGCAGCTATCCGTTGTTCACCGAGATCTATCTGGTAACCAACCCGAGCAGCCCTAAAGCAGCTAACGCGAAGGAATTCGTGGACTTCACGCAGAGCGCGAAGGGTACCGCCGTGCTTCGCCAGCACAGCTTGGTGCCGTACGCCGAAGGCAATGCGCTGATTGCCATGGATGCTTCGCGTCGCAGTCGCATCCTGGCAGCCGTGGGTGCGCATGCCAGCGCCGAACCGACCCAGGTTGCTTCTGCTACACCCGTTCGTCCCGCTGTAACGCCAGCTAGCGTCGCCGCTGCTTCGCGCACCGTTGTGGCTGCTACGCCAGGTCTGAAGAATGTTTCCGGCAGCGTGGTCGCCGCACCAGAACCGAGAAGCCTGAAGAGTGTGCGCGGCGATGCGTTCACCGTGGCCGACGCCACCACGCACGGCACTAGCTTCGCCAAGGTCACCGCGGATGCCTACGTAAGCTACGGCAAAGTCCTCGCCAAGGTTTCCACAAGAGCTTCCAAGACCACTGCGGCGGACAAGAAAATAGACGCCAAGAAGATCGCCAACACCCCCAAGGCGCCGGCACGCACCTACAAGGTTGCCGCGGGTGAAACGCTGTACTCGATCGCTCGCAAGCACGGGGTCGATGTGGCTCAGATCCGTAGCTGGAACCACCTGAAGGACAACACCGTGCGCGCTGGCCAAGTGCTACATATTGACGCGCGCTAA
- a CDS encoding Do family serine endopeptidase, translating to MQRRLLCSAATAFAITLIAATPICVQAALPPIVDGQPLPSLAPMLQKVTPAVVNISTKTRVRVSNPFFDDPVIRQFFGLNGMPREQTEQSLGSGVIVDAAKGYILTNNHVVGGADDITVTLQDGRNFKGTLVGTDPATDVAVVKISATGLQALPIADSSALRVGDFVVAVGDPFGLGQTVTSGIVSALKRSGLGGSSFQNFIQTDASINPGNSGGALVNLRGELIGINTMILSPSGGNVGIGFAIPTDIASSVMQQLIAHGKVSRGSLGMQTQDITPHIAKLLGLKDNNGAVVTRVLPGSAADRAGLQVGDVVTAINGSSLENSDQLSNAEGLLPANSTVNLSVLRNGSTRQITAQLAPEKLATLNGGKLDPRLAGVTFSDLSAQQASQGLSGITVTAVDPSSRAAQAGLSAGDVIVGVGNRRITILQDLQGLASARPRQLVLLVATDQGLNYVVIQ from the coding sequence ATGCAACGCCGCCTCCTTTGCAGTGCCGCCACTGCTTTCGCTATCACCTTGATCGCCGCAACGCCGATCTGCGTGCAGGCGGCATTGCCCCCTATCGTCGATGGCCAACCGCTGCCCTCGCTCGCACCGATGTTGCAAAAGGTAACGCCCGCGGTGGTGAATATTTCCACCAAGACGCGGGTGCGAGTGAGCAATCCGTTTTTCGACGATCCGGTGATCCGGCAGTTTTTCGGGCTCAATGGCATGCCTCGAGAACAGACCGAGCAAAGCCTTGGCTCGGGCGTGATCGTGGATGCAGCCAAGGGTTACATCCTCACCAACAATCACGTGGTGGGCGGCGCCGATGACATCACGGTGACGCTGCAGGATGGCCGCAATTTCAAGGGCACGCTGGTAGGCACTGACCCCGCCACCGACGTGGCGGTGGTGAAGATCAGCGCGACGGGTTTGCAGGCGTTGCCGATTGCGGATTCGTCAGCATTGCGCGTGGGTGATTTTGTGGTGGCGGTGGGTGATCCGTTCGGGCTGGGCCAGACGGTGACCTCGGGTATCGTCTCTGCCCTGAAACGCTCGGGGCTGGGTGGTTCCAGCTTCCAGAACTTCATCCAGACCGATGCCTCGATCAATCCAGGCAACTCGGGCGGTGCGCTGGTGAATCTGCGCGGCGAACTGATCGGCATTAATACGATGATCCTGTCGCCGTCAGGCGGCAACGTCGGCATTGGCTTCGCCATCCCGACCGATATCGCCAGCAGCGTGATGCAGCAGCTTATTGCGCACGGCAAGGTGAGCCGCGGCAGTCTCGGCATGCAGACGCAGGACATCACACCCCATATTGCCAAGCTGCTCGGGCTGAAAGACAACAACGGCGCTGTGGTCACACGCGTGCTGCCCGGTTCGGCCGCCGATCGCGCGGGCTTGCAGGTGGGCGATGTCGTCACCGCGATCAATGGCTCGTCGTTGGAGAACTCCGATCAACTCAGCAATGCCGAGGGCCTGCTGCCGGCCAACAGCACGGTGAACCTGAGCGTACTGCGCAACGGCAGCACGCGTCAGATCACCGCTCAGCTCGCGCCGGAAAAGCTGGCGACCCTCAATGGCGGCAAGCTCGATCCGCGCCTGGCTGGCGTTACGTTCAGTGACCTGAGTGCGCAGCAAGCCAGCCAGGGCTTGTCCGGCATTACGGTGACAGCCGTGGATCCGAGCAGCCGCGCCGCGCAGGCAGGGCTCTCCGCGGGTGACGTGATTGTGGGTGTCGGCAATCGACGCATCACCATCCTGCAGGATTTGCAGGGACTTGCCTCCGCCCGCCCACGCCAGCTTGTGTTGCTGGTGGCGACGGATCAGGGACTCAATTACGTGGTGATCCAGTAA
- a CDS encoding adenosylcobalamin-dependent ribonucleoside-diphosphate reductase yields the protein MSTLRATTTGLDATAIPLQPASQDIWDKKYRLRTKTAEPVDASIDDTWQRVARALSDVEATPELREHWFERFLWALRRGAIPAGRITSNAGALEHKPATSTINCTVSGTIHDSMDDILQKVHEAGLTLKAGCGIGYCFSTLRPRGAYVSGAGAYTSGPLSFMDIYDKMCFTVSSAGGRRGAQMGTFDVSHPDVKEFIRAKRENGRLRQFNLSLLITDAFMQAVEHDQDWPLVFPIHVKEKDEIHLNDPSKVIWREWETHENYIAREDGLVACKIYGHIRARHLWDMIMVSTYDYAEPGFILIDKVNEMNNNWWCEDIRATNPCGEQPLPPYGSCLLGSVNLTTFVRDPFDPKARFDWDEYREVVKIFTRMLDNVVEINGLPLEQQRNEILSKRRHGMGFLGLGSALTMLKMRYGTAEAVAFTEEVSREMAVAGWEVALDLAKEKGPAPVLAKNYTVTGDMLRKRPEMAEDGYKAGDLIPGRVLHAKYSRYMQRVASVAPNLVKELAEVGARFTHHTSIAPTGTISLSLANNASNGIEPSFAHHYSRNVIREGRKTKEKVQVYSFELLAYRALINAEAMPFSDDPKTKLPDYFVAADDITPKEHVDIQAASQLWVDSSISKTANVPTDYPYEDFKDIYLYAYKQGLKGCTTFRFNPAAFQGVLVKEADLQNTRYRFELEDGSVVELKGNEEVEYDGELHTAANLFDALKEGYYGKF from the coding sequence ATGAGCACCTTGCGTGCAACAACTACGGGTCTCGACGCCACGGCCATTCCGCTGCAGCCCGCGTCGCAGGACATCTGGGACAAGAAATACCGCCTGCGCACCAAGACAGCCGAGCCGGTGGATGCGTCCATCGACGACACCTGGCAGCGTGTTGCACGTGCCCTGTCCGATGTGGAGGCCACGCCGGAACTGCGCGAGCACTGGTTCGAGCGTTTCCTGTGGGCGCTGCGTCGCGGGGCCATTCCCGCCGGCCGCATTACCTCCAACGCCGGTGCGCTGGAACACAAGCCGGCGACATCCACCATCAACTGCACCGTGTCCGGCACCATCCATGATTCGATGGATGACATACTGCAGAAGGTGCATGAGGCGGGGCTTACGTTGAAGGCCGGTTGCGGAATCGGGTACTGCTTCAGCACGTTGCGCCCGCGTGGTGCGTATGTGTCGGGGGCAGGCGCCTACACCAGCGGCCCGCTGTCCTTCATGGATATCTACGACAAGATGTGTTTCACCGTCTCGTCCGCCGGCGGACGCCGCGGCGCGCAGATGGGCACCTTCGATGTCAGTCATCCGGATGTGAAGGAGTTCATTCGCGCCAAGCGCGAGAACGGCCGCCTGCGTCAATTCAATCTGTCGCTGCTGATCACCGACGCCTTCATGCAGGCCGTCGAACACGATCAGGATTGGCCGCTGGTCTTCCCCATTCACGTCAAGGAAAAGGACGAAATCCATCTCAACGACCCGTCCAAAGTCATCTGGCGCGAGTGGGAGACGCACGAAAACTACATCGCGCGGGAAGACGGTCTGGTCGCCTGCAAGATCTACGGCCACATTCGCGCGCGTCACCTGTGGGACATGATCATGGTTTCGACGTACGACTACGCCGAACCTGGGTTCATCCTCATTGATAAGGTGAACGAGATGAACAACAACTGGTGGTGCGAGGATATTCGCGCTACCAATCCTTGCGGCGAGCAGCCCTTGCCACCCTACGGCTCCTGCCTGCTCGGCTCCGTCAACCTCACCACCTTCGTACGCGATCCCTTCGACCCCAAGGCTCGCTTCGACTGGGACGAATACCGCGAGGTAGTGAAGATCTTCACCCGCATGCTCGACAACGTAGTGGAGATCAACGGTCTGCCGTTGGAGCAGCAGCGCAACGAGATCCTCTCCAAGCGCCGCCACGGCATGGGCTTCCTTGGTCTGGGCAGCGCGCTCACCATGCTGAAGATGCGCTACGGCACCGCCGAGGCAGTGGCCTTCACCGAAGAAGTGTCGCGTGAAATGGCCGTGGCTGGTTGGGAAGTTGCGCTCGATCTGGCCAAGGAAAAAGGCCCTGCGCCCGTGCTCGCCAAAAACTACACCGTCACCGGCGACATGCTGCGCAAGCGTCCGGAAATGGCCGAAGACGGCTACAAGGCTGGCGATCTGATCCCCGGCCGCGTGCTGCACGCCAAATACAGCCGTTACATGCAACGTGTGGCCAGCGTGGCGCCGAATCTAGTCAAGGAGCTGGCTGAAGTGGGTGCGCGCTTCACCCACCACACCTCCATCGCGCCCACCGGCACCATCTCGCTCTCGCTAGCCAACAACGCCAGCAACGGGATCGAACCCAGCTTTGCCCACCACTACTCGCGCAACGTGATCCGCGAGGGCCGTAAAACCAAGGAGAAGGTGCAGGTGTACAGCTTCGAGCTGCTCGCCTACCGTGCCCTGATCAACGCTGAAGCCATGCCGTTCAGCGACGACCCCAAGACCAAACTGCCCGACTACTTCGTCGCGGCCGACGACATTACGCCCAAGGAGCACGTCGACATTCAGGCTGCATCGCAGTTATGGGTGGATTCGTCCATCTCCAAAACCGCCAACGTACCCACCGATTACCCATACGAAGACTTCAAAGATATCTACTTGTACGCCTATAAACAGGGTCTCAAGGGCTGCACCACCTTTCGTTTCAACCCCGCCGCATTTCAGGGCGTGTTGGTTAAAGAAGCGGATCTGCAGAACACCCGCTACCGCTTCGAATTAGAAGACGGTAGCGTTGTGGAACTGAAAGGCAACGAGGAAGTGGAGTACGACGGAGAGCTACATACCGCTGCCAATCTGTTCGATGCCTTGAAGGAGGGTTATTACGGAAAATTTTAG
- a CDS encoding NrdJb has protein sequence MTIKIDKKIKSYQVVKPEDKPAPSAQTAPEQAKEVPTAEVIQMHESLERPEALVGSTFKIKSPLFEHALYVTINDIVLNAGTPYEQRRPFEIFINSKNMDHFQWIVALTRILSAVFRKGGDVTFIVEELKAVFDPRGGYFKSGGVYMPSIVAEIGAVIEQHMKNIGLIHDPEMSDVQRALMAEKRAAYEQAAQKRMELSASSPTDADINDSAGFPPGAMLCVKCSTKALVLMDGCQTCLNCGYSKCG, from the coding sequence ATGACGATCAAGATCGACAAAAAGATCAAGAGCTACCAAGTCGTCAAACCCGAAGACAAACCCGCGCCCTCCGCCCAAACCGCCCCCGAGCAAGCCAAGGAAGTCCCCACGGCAGAAGTCATCCAGATGCACGAGAGCCTGGAGCGCCCCGAGGCCCTGGTCGGCTCCACCTTCAAGATCAAATCCCCGCTGTTCGAGCACGCCCTGTATGTCACCATCAACGACATCGTGCTCAACGCTGGCACCCCCTACGAGCAGCGTCGTCCCTTCGAGATATTCATCAACTCGAAGAACATGGATCACTTCCAGTGGATCGTCGCGCTCACCCGCATCCTCTCCGCTGTGTTCCGCAAAGGTGGCGACGTCACCTTCATCGTCGAAGAACTCAAGGCCGTCTTCGACCCCCGTGGCGGCTACTTCAAGTCCGGCGGCGTCTACATGCCCAGCATCGTCGCCGAGATCGGTGCGGTAATCGAGCAGCATATGAAGAACATCGGGCTCATCCATGATCCGGAGATGAGCGATGTCCAGCGTGCACTGATGGCTGAGAAGCGTGCCGCCTATGAACAGGCTGCCCAAAAAAGAATGGAGCTGAGCGCCAGCAGTCCTACGGATGCCGACATCAATGACTCGGCCGGCTTTCCGCCGGGTGCGATGTTGTGTGTCAAGTGCAGCACCAAGGCGTTGGTGCTGATGGATGGATGTCAGACTTGTTTGAATTGTGGATATTCGAAGTGCGGTTGA
- a CDS encoding cation:proton antiporter: MHDIGFIRDLALVMLVAGATTVLFQRLHLPVLPGYILAGVVIGPHTPGVLVTDPRAISDISNLGVVLLMFTLGLEFSVRKLRQVGGTLLLITVIEVGFMLWVGYQLGLLFGWGGRNALFLGAIMALSSTMVATRALTENHLRQWPFARLVVGMLVAEDMLAIVLLTLLTAIAISGTVQTVAAFSLVGHLGLFVVAGMIVGLLLLPRLVDYVARFDRDETLLVSTLGICFGTSLLADWLGFSVALGAFLAGAVVAEARNAPRVVHLVEPLRDMFAALFFVAIGLKIDPAQLAHYALPAVLIALTVMIGKSVVCSAGMFFIGHDARTSLRTGLCMAQIGEFSFVIATLGLALGVASDFIYPTAVAAALICMIASPYLLRSADLLARAGGHVVPRPLRLMLTSYSGWLENLRPVDENAVLAAMFRRLLWHIAVNIALVITLFVIGAYVNAHNTVWFERWGLSRDMRHSLIWASALFLSLPLLIAVYRKAEALGMLLAELGIRERFAGAYTQAIRQVLAKLIPLATLLVLAILVSVLGSAILPPRGVAFSLIAACVVLAILLWRGLVKVHARLQAALRETLEKPSPSDHKSS, from the coding sequence ATGCACGATATCGGCTTCATCCGTGACTTGGCACTAGTGATGCTTGTGGCAGGAGCCACCACGGTGCTGTTTCAGCGCCTGCACTTGCCAGTGCTGCCGGGTTACATCCTTGCGGGGGTGGTGATCGGTCCGCATACGCCGGGCGTGCTCGTGACCGATCCGCGTGCGATCAGCGACATCTCCAACCTGGGTGTTGTGTTGCTGATGTTTACGTTGGGGCTGGAATTCAGCGTGCGCAAGTTACGCCAGGTTGGCGGCACCTTATTACTGATCACGGTGATCGAAGTCGGCTTCATGTTGTGGGTGGGGTATCAGCTCGGGCTGCTGTTCGGCTGGGGCGGACGCAATGCATTGTTCCTGGGCGCGATCATGGCGTTGTCGTCGACCATGGTGGCTACGCGCGCGCTGACAGAAAACCATTTGCGGCAATGGCCTTTTGCCCGACTGGTGGTGGGCATGTTGGTGGCAGAAGACATGCTTGCCATCGTGCTACTGACCTTGCTCACCGCCATTGCGATCAGTGGAACGGTACAAACGGTGGCGGCATTCAGCCTGGTAGGACATCTTGGTTTGTTCGTAGTCGCGGGCATGATCGTGGGATTGTTGCTGTTGCCACGCCTGGTGGATTACGTCGCGCGTTTCGATCGGGACGAAACGCTACTAGTCAGCACACTTGGCATCTGTTTCGGTACGAGCCTGCTGGCCGACTGGCTAGGTTTCAGCGTGGCGCTGGGCGCATTTCTCGCCGGTGCGGTGGTGGCCGAGGCGCGCAATGCGCCTCGGGTGGTGCATCTGGTCGAGCCGTTGCGCGACATGTTTGCCGCGCTGTTTTTCGTTGCCATCGGCCTGAAGATCGATCCGGCACAGCTTGCCCATTACGCTTTGCCGGCTGTGTTGATCGCACTCACTGTGATGATTGGCAAGAGTGTGGTGTGCAGCGCCGGCATGTTTTTCATCGGTCATGATGCGCGAACGTCTTTGCGCACTGGCTTGTGCATGGCGCAGATTGGCGAGTTCTCGTTCGTGATTGCCACGTTGGGACTGGCCCTGGGCGTGGCCAGTGATTTCATTTATCCGACTGCCGTGGCGGCTGCGTTGATTTGCATGATTGCGTCGCCTTATTTACTGCGTTCCGCGGATTTGCTTGCACGCGCAGGGGGGCATGTCGTGCCGCGTCCACTACGCTTGATGCTAACCAGTTACAGCGGATGGCTGGAGAACTTGCGGCCAGTCGATGAGAATGCGGTGTTGGCGGCGATGTTTCGCCGCCTGCTGTGGCACATCGCGGTGAACATCGCGCTGGTCATTACTTTGTTCGTGATTGGCGCTTACGTCAATGCACATAACACTGTTTGGTTCGAACGCTGGGGACTGAGTCGCGACATGCGTCATTCCCTCATCTGGGCATCCGCGCTATTCCTGTCGCTCCCTTTGCTGATTGCCGTATATCGCAAGGCTGAAGCGCTAGGCATGCTGTTGGCGGAGTTGGGCATACGCGAGCGTTTTGCTGGCGCCTACACCCAGGCTATTCGGCAGGTTCTTGCGAAATTGATTCCGCTGGCCACATTACTGGTGCTGGCCATCTTGGTGAGCGTGCTGGGCTCGGCGATTTTGCCGCCGCGTGGCGTGGCGTTTTCCCTTATTGCCGCGTGCGTAGTGCTTGCTATCTTGCTCTGGCGCGGGCTGGTGAAGGTGCATGCGCGATTGCAGGCGGCACTGCGTGAAACCTTGGAAAAGCCTTCACCTTCCGATCACAAATCGAGCTGA
- a CDS encoding FKBP-type peptidyl-prolyl cis-trans isomerase, with amino-acid sequence MKQFLRPTLTAAALAVAMGMTAGAQAQTSSGTSAATGTVDKIKASTVVGYELAGSVPPVMRDAVDPATVAKAVQDALSGKKPPMSEAEFNSTAQAFEAQLRTKAKAEFDATSAKNKTEGEAFLTKNKSASGVKTTASGLQYQVITQGTGARPGPNDTVKVNYTGTFVNGEVFDSSSKNNPPGPTSIPLAHVIPGFREGLQLMQVGGHYKLFIPASLGYGAEPQRPFPPNSTLIFDVTLVSTGPTPAGTAGRDAGGPGGGANGGSSNQ; translated from the coding sequence ATGAAGCAATTTCTGCGACCCACGCTGACGGCGGCCGCCCTGGCTGTTGCGATGGGCATGACTGCTGGCGCGCAGGCACAGACGTCGTCCGGCACCAGTGCTGCGACGGGCACTGTTGACAAGATCAAAGCCAGCACCGTGGTTGGCTATGAGTTGGCTGGTTCGGTACCGCCGGTCATGCGCGATGCCGTGGATCCGGCGACCGTTGCCAAGGCTGTTCAGGACGCACTCTCCGGCAAGAAGCCGCCGATGAGTGAAGCGGAGTTCAACTCCACCGCCCAGGCTTTCGAAGCCCAGTTGCGCACCAAGGCCAAGGCCGAGTTCGACGCCACTTCGGCCAAGAACAAGACTGAAGGTGAAGCCTTCCTGACCAAGAACAAGTCGGCCTCTGGTGTGAAGACCACGGCTTCGGGCCTGCAGTATCAGGTCATCACGCAAGGCACCGGTGCTCGTCCGGGTCCGAATGACACCGTGAAGGTGAACTACACCGGCACGTTCGTGAATGGCGAAGTGTTCGACAGCTCCTCCAAGAACAACCCTCCGGGCCCGACCTCAATCCCGTTGGCTCACGTGATCCCGGGCTTCCGCGAAGGTCTGCAACTCATGCAGGTTGGCGGTCACTACAAGCTCTTCATCCCGGCGAGCCTTGGCTATGGTGCTGAGCCGCAGCGTCCGTTCCCGCCGAATTCCACACTGATTTTCGACGTCACTTTGGTGAGTACGGGCCCGACCCCTGCTGGTACGGCTGGCCGCGATGCAGGTGGTCCCGGTGGTGGCGCCAATGGCGGCAGCAGCAATCAGTAA
- a CDS encoding UDP-glucose/GDP-mannose dehydrogenase family protein has product MKVTIFGTGYVGLVTGACLAEMGNHVVCVDIDQAKVARLERGEIPIFEPGLEPIVRRNHANGQLEFTTEAALAIAHAQIVFIAVGTPPDEDGSADLQYVLGVARSIGRHLDRYAVIVNKSTVPVGTADSVQKAVMSELSARGAQIEFDVVSNPEFLKEGDAVEDCLRPDRIVIGSSSERAIDLLRKLYAPFNRNHDRTVVMDVRSAELTKYAANAMLATKISFMNEIANIAERVGADVELVRQGIGSDPRIGYHFIYPGAGYGGSCFPKDVQALERTARAVGYDARLLEAVEAVNHEQKAKLFGFIQRYFNGDVRGRTVALWGLAFKPDTDDIREASSRCLMEALWEAGAKVRAFDPEARDETHRVYGKREDLVVCDNAYQVLDGADVLAIVTEWKAFRSPDFARIRATLKEPAIFDGRNLYEPKAVEEAGLAYYGIGRGRSVLQPE; this is encoded by the coding sequence ATGAAAGTCACCATTTTCGGCACCGGTTATGTGGGCCTGGTTACTGGGGCCTGCCTGGCCGAAATGGGTAACCATGTTGTGTGCGTGGATATCGATCAAGCCAAGGTGGCCCGCCTGGAGCGGGGCGAGATACCTATCTTCGAGCCCGGGCTTGAGCCTATCGTCCGCCGCAATCACGCCAACGGACAGCTTGAATTCACCACCGAAGCGGCATTGGCGATCGCGCATGCGCAGATCGTCTTTATTGCTGTGGGTACGCCGCCGGATGAAGACGGCAGCGCTGACCTGCAATACGTGCTTGGCGTGGCCCGATCGATCGGTCGCCATCTGGATCGCTATGCGGTCATCGTGAACAAATCCACCGTGCCGGTGGGTACTGCGGATAGTGTACAAAAAGCGGTGATGTCGGAGCTTTCCGCGCGTGGCGCACAGATCGAATTCGATGTGGTATCCAATCCGGAATTCCTGAAAGAAGGCGATGCGGTCGAAGATTGCCTGCGTCCGGATCGCATCGTAATCGGCAGCTCCAGCGAGCGCGCGATCGATCTGCTGCGCAAACTGTATGCGCCCTTCAATCGCAATCATGACCGTACGGTGGTGATGGATGTGCGTTCGGCCGAGCTGACCAAATATGCCGCCAACGCGATGCTGGCGACCAAGATCAGTTTCATGAACGAGATTGCCAATATCGCCGAGCGTGTGGGCGCCGATGTGGAGCTGGTGCGCCAGGGTATCGGTTCGGATCCCCGCATCGGCTATCACTTCATCTATCCGGGTGCTGGCTACGGCGGTTCGTGTTTTCCCAAAGATGTGCAGGCGCTGGAGCGGACCGCACGAGCTGTGGGTTACGACGCGCGGCTGCTGGAGGCGGTCGAGGCCGTCAATCACGAGCAGAAAGCCAAACTGTTCGGATTCATCCAGCGCTATTTTAATGGCGATGTGCGCGGTCGCACCGTCGCCCTATGGGGCCTGGCGTTCAAGCCCGATACCGATGACATACGTGAAGCATCCAGCCGCTGCCTGATGGAGGCGCTGTGGGAGGCGGGTGCCAAGGTGCGCGCCTTCGATCCCGAAGCGCGTGACGAAACACACCGCGTCTATGGTAAGCGCGAGGATCTAGTGGTGTGTGACAACGCTTACCAAGTGCTGGATGGTGCGGATGTATTGGCTATTGTCACCGAGTGGAAGGCGTTCCGCAGCCCCGACTTCGCTCGCATTCGCGCTACGCTCAAAGAGCCGGCTATTTTCGATGGGCGTAATCTGTATGAGCCCAAGGCAGTCGAAGAAGCAGGTCTGGCCTATTACGGTATTGGCCGCGGACGCAGTGTGTTGCAACCCGAGTGA
- a CDS encoding SlyX family protein translates to MSNLEQRLTELEVRLTFIDDAVQALITADAEQSLRMAELERLVRELRSELASVRTGSGHDPHSEPPPHY, encoded by the coding sequence ATGAGCAACCTGGAACAACGACTCACGGAGTTGGAAGTCCGGCTCACTTTTATCGATGATGCCGTCCAGGCGTTGATTACGGCCGATGCTGAGCAATCCTTGCGCATGGCCGAGCTGGAACGTCTGGTTCGCGAGCTGCGCAGCGAGCTGGCATCGGTACGTACCGGGAGCGGACACGATCCGCATTCCGAGCCGCCGCCACATTATTGA
- a CDS encoding DUF2058 family protein, with protein sequence MVDSLRDQLLKSGIVKQLKDEKRQQQPAAKPNAHGKGKPPHKSHNKPARSQEEIDLAKAYAMRARTEATERRRAEQEAAEQARLKRERKAKVQQLLAGKVLNKPDADQARHFEYGGKIRRLYVDATQWADLNAGKLGIVQNGGRYLLVSQSVAEQVREIDPHLLALLVDPSSGGSGEDGVPDDLMW encoded by the coding sequence ATGGTCGATTCTTTGCGAGATCAACTGTTGAAGAGCGGTATCGTCAAGCAGCTCAAGGACGAGAAGCGTCAGCAGCAACCTGCGGCCAAGCCAAACGCACACGGCAAAGGCAAGCCGCCGCACAAATCCCATAACAAACCTGCCCGCAGTCAGGAAGAAATTGATCTGGCCAAAGCCTATGCCATGCGCGCGCGGACAGAAGCCACCGAGCGCAGGCGCGCCGAGCAGGAAGCTGCCGAGCAGGCGCGCCTGAAGCGCGAGCGCAAGGCCAAGGTGCAGCAACTGCTGGCAGGCAAAGTGCTCAACAAGCCTGATGCCGATCAGGCGCGTCATTTTGAGTATGGCGGCAAGATCCGTCGCTTGTACGTGGACGCCACGCAATGGGCCGACCTCAATGCCGGCAAATTGGGCATTGTGCAGAACGGTGGACGTTATCTGCTGGTCTCGCAATCCGTTGCCGAGCAGGTGCGAGAGATCGATCCACATTTGCTGGCGCTGCTCGTGGATCCTTCCTCCGGTGGTAGCGGGGAAGATGGTGTGCCTGATGATTTGATGTGGTGA